A region of the Corticium candelabrum chromosome 4, ooCorCand1.1, whole genome shotgun sequence genome:
TCGCTTCCTCCGGCCACGACCTGACCACTCACCATACCCAGCAATGCCTTCCCCAACAACTGAGCACACCTACAACAAAAGCTAAATTTAGTAAAATTTCAAGACATCATAAAGACCAACAGGTTTTACTTCTATACAACAAGATACAACTAATACACATATTATATAATCAACAATACCTGTTCATGTGCCTTTACTCTCTTCAGCGCACGTCTGAACACAGAAGATGGGCTGCCACTAGAGAAGAACTCATGGAAAATAACCCACAGAAGAAGGCCTGTGACTCCAAAGCCAACGCAAACGATGAGAAAATAACTGACATCCTTCCCACGCTCTACAACTATCAtgcagtaaacaaacacatccaATTACCACTTCAGCAATAATTACCTACAAACTACATAACCTTTACGTATACTTTACCACTATTAGTAAACTCTATTGAGCCTGCATAACACTGGAAGCTGCGCTGCACCACGACCCATGGTTCTATAAGTGTTAACGTTAAATGGTACTcccatgtgcatgcatatgccAGACAGTACTTTTGCCTATTATATATCTAACAAGTCTAATGTCTTCTTGCCAATAATCTAGCTAGCAGCCAGCATGTACGTCGAATTCACCTAGAAAGCCTCTGCAATGACAGATCCATGCACAGCTACATTCTTCAGATCGCTAGTACATGTAATTATCTACTGTACCTGTAAAGGTATAATTCAagaatatattttattataatataaatataattatttcTTTTTATTCACAGATCTGTACGTGAATATTTAGCGCTGTAGATATAGGTTAGGGTGCGTTACGCTCTAGAtctacatgcacatgcactttTTTATTAACGATACGTGACTTGATCAGAGCACAAAATCCCATGTTCACTGAAATGCGCGCGCATGTCCATCTTACCTTTCTGAGCAATCGTTAGATCGCCGGTATGCCTTGCTTCCTTGCTTGCCATTAGCGAGTTCAAAACGCTTTGCTGTCTGAATGAACTAGACTTTACACTATTAGTATTGCCGCTACCACTCGAGCCCCTTCGTTCGTTTTCATTCGTAGTATCCATTGTGCTTCTGTTTCCATGCATGGAACGGTGACAGGTAGTAGCTGCCATCTGCGGCCGTTTACGAAGCAAGAGTCTACCTACTGCGCCTCTAACATTACAAGTGTGTCGCACTGTACTAAACATAGCATCAGCCAACGTTGTCTTTAGGGCCCGTATAAGGTAGAAAATGGACGAAACACTTGGTGATGTAGTCGCTAGAAAATGTATTGAGAAATACAACAGTTTGGCACGTAAAGGGAAACCACACAGAGGAAAGGAATGGACAACTTTAGCAGGAATAGTGCAAGTAGAAAAGTCGTTTAGATCTGCTGCAGTTTCACCTTCTTTGTCGACTCCGTGGCCAAATCGATTTTTGCAAGgtaagttaattaacgttATATACTTAGACATTACTTGTTTTAGTTGTTGCTGTCATAAGTATTTGCTGTAGTTTATTGTAGTCTGCAGGTGTCTAGGTACTAGCTATAGCTATGATAAAGCTTTATGCAAATATCTGATgcaaatatattaacaaaattATCAGTAAGTGCGGCCGGCTGATAGTCTTAAAATTGTGTTTACATAttgttgtcaattaattaatgaagctTTAATTGTTCATAATCTTCATTTTGCTGCCACACTAACAAATGTGTAGATGCATTGAATCATCTATGAAATTATAATTGTGCAGGACACATCCCAAAGACTAGAGAGTTTTCGGTGGAACAAGTACACGTTGCATATAAAAAATTGATGTAATGTGCAGTAATTGTGCACGTGCAGTCAACATCAGTAGTAATTGTTAGGCCACATAACCTTAATTAATCGATTTCATTCTCATCCTCCTACTGTCCCATTTAGTATCCATTAAGCTAGTGAGCAGTGTATCATTGCGGTTGCAAATTCATCAAGCACTGCAGCAGAGATATATAGCTGTCCGAAATATGAAGGCATATCGGCTGTACAAGCTAGTCAACAAGGCTCAGTTGTTCAGGAACAATGCATCCAAACCAGTTATTTAGAATTTGACAGTCAAATATGTATTGAACGATGACAAACATTGCATGTCTCTGCTTGCTCAGCCACGTTGCAAGTATAATTATTGCACATGAATTGATGAACACATGCCAGCCTCAAAATTTCGGACCTCCCACATGCATGCGTAAGGAGACCAAACTAATATTGGTGCAGGTGAGaatctaataataattgaGTTTTTTTATGTGGCCTTAGGTTTGTAGTCTTCAAGAAGGTATTTATAGCTATATCCAGCTCAGACTCCCATGTTGCAGTCAACAAGTCCGGAGGTTGATCTACACTGCCAAAACCACTGCTCTTTGGTCAACTGTTGCATGCACCAAGACAAGGTCATGGCCCTAAACTTAGGTATAAATTAAAGGCATGATCCAAGATCATTGCAAAACGTCAACATTTCCCAAACAAATTGGAAAGTTATAGCTGCTAATCGTTTTACGTGGAAAGACAAAGTATGTCTGGATTGAGAAGTTTTGAAACAGAGAGAGTGAAGGAAATTGAAATGAAATGTCAATTGCGTCATAAAATTTTTACAGACTCCATCACAAGTTACTAAATATGCAGTACTTGCAAACGAGGATGTAATTCATGAATTGGACTAA
Encoded here:
- the LOC134179119 gene encoding mitochondrial import inner membrane translocase subunit Tim21-like is translated as MFSTVRHTCNVRGAVGRLLLRKRPQMAATTCHRSMHGNRSTMDTTNENERRGSSGSGNTNSVKSSSFRQQSVLNSLMASKEARHTGDLTIAQKVVERGKDVSYFLIVCVGFGVTGLLLWVIFHEFFSSGSPSSVFRRALKRVKAHEQVCSVVGEGIAGYGEWSGRGRRKRLSHRLYVVDGQNYMRVQFYITGSQRNATVLADMKEVSRGRWEFRFLFVELEGYPPGVIVIEDNR